The Agromyces marinus genome window below encodes:
- a CDS encoding spermidine synthase has translation MPPRIELERDVLSASGWTLLVDGTVQSHVDPADPTRLFFEYVRRIGHVVDAMADPGAPMRVLHLGGGAMTLARYVAATRPGSPQTVVDADARLVELVAERLPLAGDSEVEVVVADARDAVGELDGSRRFDLVVVDLYAGLEAPPFVDDPAFLAACLGRLGPEGLLAVNVVHAAGGPRLGAGAAALSRADASVAIAFAGPPGVLAGTEEGNAVIVAGRRIPERVLERLRGSGPFPVEVRTPAAAPARRPAG, from the coding sequence GTGCCGCCGCGCATCGAGCTCGAACGCGACGTCCTGTCCGCATCGGGGTGGACGCTGCTCGTCGACGGAACCGTGCAGTCCCACGTCGACCCGGCGGATCCGACCCGGCTGTTCTTCGAGTACGTGCGGCGCATCGGCCACGTGGTCGACGCGATGGCCGATCCGGGCGCGCCCATGCGCGTGCTCCACCTCGGCGGCGGCGCGATGACCCTCGCCCGGTACGTCGCCGCGACGCGTCCCGGTTCCCCGCAGACCGTGGTGGACGCCGACGCCCGGCTGGTCGAACTCGTCGCGGAGCGCCTGCCGCTCGCCGGCGACTCCGAGGTCGAGGTCGTCGTCGCCGACGCACGCGACGCCGTGGGCGAGCTCGACGGTTCGCGACGCTTCGACCTCGTGGTCGTCGACCTCTACGCCGGCCTCGAGGCCCCGCCGTTCGTCGACGATCCGGCCTTCCTCGCCGCGTGCCTCGGCCGGCTCGGTCCGGAGGGGCTCCTCGCGGTCAACGTCGTGCATGCCGCGGGCGGCCCGCGCCTCGGGGCCGGGGCCGCCGCGCTCTCCCGCGCCGACGCGTCCGTCGCGATCGCGTTCGCGGGCCCGCCCGGGGTCCTCGCGGGAACCGAGGAGGGCAACGCGGTTATCGTCGCCGGGCGCCGGATCCCGGAGCGCGTGCTCGAACGACTCCGCGGATCCGGGCCGTTCCCGGTGGAGGTCCGCACGCCGGCCGCGGCACCCGCACGACGGCCGGCCGGGTAG
- the rpoB gene encoding DNA-directed RNA polymerase subunit beta yields the protein MAAARNASTPTPKNGRGASRLSFAKVTDTLTVPDLLALQTESFDWLVGNEAWRARVEDAIETGRQDLPEATGLEEIFEEISPIEDLGETMQLSFSNPELEPEKYTIDECKEKGKTYSAPLYVNAEFMNHLTGEIKTQTVFMGDFPLMTPKGTFVINGTERVVVSQLVRSPGVYFERTPDKTSDKDIYSARVIPSRGAWLEFEIDKRDQVGVRIDRKRKQSVTVFLKALGLTSEEILEEFAGYESIALTLEKDNILTKEEALKDIYRKLRPGEQVAAEAARALLDNFYFNPKRYDLAKVGRYKINNKLGLEAPLTDSVLTVQDIVATIKYLVALHEDRATLPGRRGGKAVEIRLDVDDIDNFGNRRIRAVGELIQNQVRTGLSRMERVVRERMTTQDIEAITPQTLINVRPVVAAIKEFFGTSQLSQFMDQNNPLAGLTHKRRLSALGPGGLSRDRAGVEVRDVHPSHYGRMCPIETPEGPNIGLIGSLASFARINSFGFIETPYRRVENGKVTDRIDYLTAMEENEHIVAQANAPLKADGHFTEDRVLARKPGGEVDLFPADEIGYMDVSPRQMVSVATSLIPFLEHDDANRALMGANMQRQAVPLLRSDSPFVGTGMEGYAAIDAGDVITADKAGVVAEVSADAVTLQLDEGGTQTYYLRKFDRSNQGTSYNNRVVVSAGDRVEAGEIIADGPATDNGELALGKNLLVAFMPWEGHNFEDAIILSQNLVKDDVLSSIHIEEYEVDARDTKLGKEEITRDLPNVSPDLLADLDERGIIRIGAEVRPGDILVGKVTPKGETELSAEERLLRAIFNEKSREVRDTSLKVPHGEQGTIIGVKVFDAQDGDDELGSGVNQRVVVYIAQKRKITEGDKLAGRHGNKGVISKILPVEDMPFLADGTPVDVVLNPLGIPGRMNFGQVLETHLGWVAKQGWKVEGTPAWAARLPEVAREAEPGTKVATPVFDGALEEEIAGLLDSTLPNRDGERLIDSTGKTQLFDGRSGEPFPYPVSVGYMYILKLHHLVDDKIHARSTGPYSMITQQPLGGKAQFGGQRFGEMEVWALEAYGAAYALQELLTIKSDDILGRVKVYEAIVKGENIQEPGIPESFKVLMKEMQSLCLNVEVLSADGTAVSLRDTDDEAFRAAEELGINISARFESSNIDEI from the coding sequence TTGGCTGCTGCGCGCAACGCATCGACGCCCACCCCCAAGAACGGACGCGGTGCAAGCCGCCTCTCGTTCGCGAAGGTCACCGACACCCTCACCGTACCCGATCTGCTCGCCCTCCAGACCGAGAGCTTCGACTGGCTCGTCGGCAACGAGGCCTGGCGGGCACGCGTCGAGGATGCCATCGAGACCGGCCGGCAGGACCTGCCCGAGGCCACCGGCCTGGAGGAGATCTTCGAGGAGATCTCGCCCATCGAGGACCTCGGCGAGACCATGCAGCTCTCGTTCTCGAACCCCGAGCTCGAGCCCGAGAAGTACACGATCGACGAGTGCAAGGAGAAGGGCAAGACCTACTCCGCTCCGCTGTACGTCAACGCGGAGTTCATGAACCACCTCACGGGTGAGATCAAGACCCAGACGGTCTTCATGGGCGACTTCCCGCTCATGACCCCCAAGGGCACCTTCGTCATCAACGGCACTGAGCGCGTCGTCGTCTCGCAGCTCGTGCGTTCCCCCGGCGTCTACTTCGAGCGCACGCCCGACAAGACCTCCGACAAGGACATCTACTCGGCCCGCGTCATCCCGAGCCGCGGTGCCTGGCTCGAGTTCGAGATCGACAAGCGCGACCAGGTCGGCGTGCGCATCGACCGCAAGCGCAAGCAGTCGGTCACCGTCTTCCTGAAGGCCCTCGGCCTGACCAGCGAGGAGATCCTCGAGGAGTTCGCCGGCTACGAGTCGATCGCGCTCACGCTCGAGAAGGACAACATCCTCACGAAGGAAGAAGCCCTCAAGGACATCTACCGCAAGCTCCGTCCGGGCGAGCAGGTCGCCGCCGAGGCCGCGCGCGCGCTCCTGGACAACTTCTACTTCAACCCCAAGCGCTACGACCTCGCCAAGGTCGGCCGGTACAAGATCAACAACAAGCTCGGCCTCGAGGCCCCGCTCACCGACTCGGTCCTGACCGTCCAGGACATCGTCGCCACGATCAAGTACCTCGTCGCCCTGCACGAGGACCGCGCGACCCTCCCGGGTCGCCGCGGCGGCAAGGCGGTCGAGATCCGCCTCGACGTCGACGACATCGACAACTTCGGCAACCGTCGCATCCGCGCCGTCGGCGAACTGATCCAGAACCAGGTCCGCACCGGTCTCTCGCGCATGGAGCGCGTCGTCCGCGAGCGCATGACCACCCAGGACATCGAGGCGATCACGCCGCAGACCCTGATCAACGTGCGCCCCGTCGTCGCCGCGATCAAGGAGTTCTTCGGAACCTCGCAGCTCTCGCAGTTCATGGACCAGAACAACCCGCTGGCCGGGCTCACCCACAAGCGCCGCCTGTCGGCGCTCGGCCCCGGCGGCCTCTCGCGCGACCGCGCGGGCGTCGAGGTCCGCGACGTGCACCCCTCGCACTACGGCCGCATGTGCCCGATCGAGACGCCGGAAGGCCCGAACATCGGCCTCATCGGCTCGCTCGCGTCGTTCGCGCGCATCAACTCCTTCGGCTTCATCGAGACGCCGTACCGCCGCGTCGAGAACGGCAAGGTCACCGACCGCATCGACTACCTCACGGCGATGGAGGAGAACGAGCACATCGTCGCCCAGGCGAACGCTCCGCTCAAGGCCGACGGCCACTTCACCGAGGACCGCGTCCTCGCGCGCAAGCCCGGCGGCGAGGTCGACCTGTTCCCCGCCGACGAGATCGGCTACATGGACGTCTCGCCGCGCCAGATGGTCTCGGTCGCGACCTCACTCATCCCGTTCCTCGAGCACGACGACGCCAACCGCGCCCTCATGGGCGCGAACATGCAGCGTCAGGCGGTGCCGCTGCTGCGCAGCGACTCGCCGTTCGTCGGAACCGGCATGGAGGGCTACGCCGCGATCGACGCCGGCGACGTCATCACCGCCGACAAGGCGGGTGTCGTCGCCGAGGTCTCGGCCGACGCCGTGACGCTGCAGCTCGACGAGGGCGGCACGCAGACCTACTACCTGCGCAAGTTCGACCGCTCGAACCAGGGCACGTCGTACAACAACCGCGTCGTCGTCTCGGCCGGAGACCGCGTCGAGGCCGGCGAGATCATCGCCGACGGCCCCGCGACCGACAACGGCGAGCTCGCACTCGGCAAGAACCTCCTCGTGGCGTTCATGCCGTGGGAGGGGCACAACTTCGAGGACGCGATCATCCTCAGCCAGAACCTGGTCAAGGACGACGTCCTCTCCTCGATCCACATCGAGGAGTACGAGGTCGACGCCCGCGACACCAAGCTCGGCAAGGAGGAGATCACCCGCGACCTCCCCAACGTCAGCCCCGACCTGCTGGCCGACCTCGACGAGCGCGGCATCATCCGCATCGGCGCCGAGGTCCGCCCCGGCGACATCCTCGTCGGCAAGGTCACGCCCAAGGGCGAGACCGAGCTCTCGGCCGAGGAGCGCCTGCTCCGCGCGATCTTCAACGAGAAGAGCCGCGAGGTCCGCGACACCTCCCTGAAGGTCCCCCACGGCGAGCAGGGCACGATCATCGGCGTCAAGGTGTTCGACGCACAGGACGGCGACGACGAGCTCGGCTCCGGCGTCAACCAGCGCGTGGTCGTCTACATCGCCCAGAAGCGCAAGATCACCGAGGGCGACAAGCTCGCCGGCCGCCACGGCAACAAGGGCGTCATCTCGAAGATCCTGCCCGTCGAGGACATGCCGTTCCTCGCGGACGGCACCCCCGTCGACGTCGTGCTCAACCCGCTCGGCATCCCGGGCCGGATGAACTTCGGCCAGGTGCTCGAGACCCACCTCGGGTGGGTCGCCAAGCAGGGCTGGAAGGTCGAGGGCACGCCCGCGTGGGCCGCCCGCCTGCCCGAGGTCGCCCGCGAGGCCGAGCCCGGCACCAAGGTCGCCACGCCCGTGTTCGACGGTGCCCTCGAGGAGGAGATCGCGGGTCTGCTCGACTCGACGCTCCCCAACCGCGACGGCGAGCGCCTCATCGACTCGACCGGCAAGACGCAGCTCTTCGACGGCCGCTCGGGCGAGCCGTTCCCGTACCCGGTCTCGGTCGGCTACATGTACATCCTGAAGCTGCACCACCTCGTCGACGACAAGATCCACGCGCGTTCGACGGGCCCGTACTCGATGATCACCCAGCAGCCGCTCGGTGGAAAGGCGCAGTTCGGCGGCCAGCGCTTCGGCGAGATGGAGGTGTGGGCCCTCGAGGCCTACGGCGCCGCATACGCGCTCCAGGAGCTCCTCACGATCAAGTCCGACGACATCCTCGGCCGCGTCAAGGTGTACGAGGCCATCGTCAAGGGCGAGAACATCCAGGAGCCCGGCATCCCCGAGTCCTTCAAGGTGCTCATGAAGGAGATGCAGTCCCTGTGCCTGAACGTCGAGGTGCTCTCGGCCGACGGCACCGCGGTCAGTCTCCGCGACACCGATGACGAGGCCTTCCGCGCAGCGGAGGAGCTCGGCATCAACATCTCCGCGCGCTTCGAGTCGTCGAACATCGACGAGATCTGA